From Acinetobacter sp. ASP199, the proteins below share one genomic window:
- the trmB gene encoding tRNA (guanosine(46)-N7)-methyltransferase TrmB yields the protein MSNDQLDQQVVELDNLSEHREIVTFMRRSAPLNTSQRTALEQYGHLILEYPVGDLRQHFEHPERPLTVEIGFGMGRSLVLMAKANPERNFVGIEVHVPGIAQCVYEAGMAGVSNLRVLDADAIQVLREMPDNSINTVQLYFPDPWQKKRHFKRRFVSHDRMPLVEQKLELGGTFHAATDWEPYAEWMLEVLEERPRLENLAGKGNSYPRPEWRPQTKFERRGIEAGHKINDFIFKKIS from the coding sequence ATGTCGAACGATCAATTAGACCAGCAAGTCGTGGAGCTGGACAATTTAAGCGAGCACCGTGAAATTGTGACGTTTATGCGCCGCTCAGCACCGCTGAATACCTCTCAACGTACTGCGCTTGAACAATATGGTCACTTAATTTTGGAATATCCGGTTGGTGATTTACGCCAGCATTTTGAGCACCCTGAACGTCCACTGACTGTAGAAATCGGTTTCGGTATGGGCCGTTCACTGGTATTGATGGCTAAAGCCAATCCTGAACGTAATTTTGTTGGTATTGAAGTGCACGTACCGGGCATAGCACAGTGTGTGTACGAAGCAGGTATGGCAGGCGTAAGCAACTTGCGTGTTCTAGATGCTGATGCGATTCAAGTCCTACGTGAAATGCCGGATAATAGTATCAATACAGTGCAATTATACTTCCCGGATCCATGGCAGAAAAAACGTCACTTCAAGCGCCGTTTCGTATCACATGACCGCATGCCATTGGTTGAGCAAAAGTTAGAACTTGGCGGTACCTTCCACGCTGCAACTGACTGGGAACCGTATGCTGAATGGATGCTGGAAGTTCTTGAAGAGCGTCCACGTTTAGAAAACTTGGCAGGTAAAGGCAATAGCTACCCTCGTCCTGAATGGCGTCCGCAAACCAAGTTCGAGCGTCGCGGTATTGAAGCAGGTCACAAGATTAATGATTTTATCTTTAAGAAAATTTCTTAA
- a CDS encoding DUF2520 domain-containing protein — MRISIIGAGRVAYHLARVLSVQHEIVQIYSRTLEKAQQLADQFQAQAIERPEQLDNRVDLIIIAVSDQSIASVIEQIHPHLQHNLIVHTSGSTHVDVLKQIHARAGVFYPLQTFSLEREVNWENTPLFIEAHDSEDQKTLQHLANSLSNRVYLYSSEQRLSLHLAAVFACNFSNYCYDMAKQVVEAQQVDFSLLYPLILETTNKATQNEPRQMQTGPAMRGDQNILMMHQAMLSEMKRSDLAEVYTVLSDQLLARHQTQ; from the coding sequence ATGCGGATTAGCATTATTGGGGCAGGGCGAGTGGCCTATCATCTTGCCCGCGTATTGTCAGTACAACATGAGATTGTGCAGATCTATAGCCGGACTTTAGAAAAGGCACAGCAATTGGCAGATCAATTTCAGGCGCAGGCAATTGAGAGACCTGAGCAGTTGGATAATCGTGTGGATCTGATCATTATTGCAGTGAGTGACCAGTCTATTGCTAGCGTCATCGAACAGATTCATCCACATTTGCAGCACAACTTGATCGTACATACGTCTGGTAGTACCCATGTAGATGTGTTGAAACAGATCCATGCACGTGCGGGAGTATTTTATCCCTTACAAACCTTTAGTCTGGAACGTGAGGTTAATTGGGAAAATACGCCTTTATTTATCGAAGCGCATGATTCCGAAGACCAGAAAACTCTTCAGCATTTAGCAAATAGCCTAAGCAATAGAGTCTACCTCTATAGCTCAGAGCAACGCTTGAGCCTGCATTTAGCTGCAGTCTTTGCCTGTAATTTTAGTAATTACTGTTATGACATGGCCAAACAGGTCGTAGAAGCACAGCAAGTGGATTTTAGTCTGCTTTATCCATTGATCTTGGAAACAACGAATAAAGCGACGCAGAATGAGCCACGTCAGATGCAGACAGGTCCAGCCATGCGAGGGGATCAGAATATCTTGATGATGCATCAAGCCATGTTAAGCGAGATGAAGCGATCAGATTTGGCTGAGGTCTATACCGTACTAAGTGACCAGTTACTGGCACGCCATCAAACGCAGTGA
- a CDS encoding OmpA family protein: MNDNLIQRLKRNVTPTVLQGETEYVAAKEQALAQFYPIFLSILRVHPEQVENLSQQLNPKISELFTEKPEIKQRLLDHLASLSDGVSQEQLEQTLNRSTKPTIEYLKTEADASHPDAINYVIETNNDAIQKALPTWASPLLLALGASPLVDHHPTPVPGIDPEPVEPAIQKERRSRFLIPVIAFIIVAALIMFFFRGCTRDDDPDDIRDMQNASKAVATETAFLKLSTGSEGQITSCQVQINDPQYMEILQNEIKQIFNYNIGCGSENNDNYHSEFIDQDTIPSVLKAMQGVPNASLHWEGNQVSVQAGNSADAERIAGEIRQLAKNMTVMTQKPISTAQAVNTPSNEAEKVLASMPIEQIRALDVATALNLQAINFAPGSTEIPATNQSILNQAAALIKRAPHVNLQVIGHTDAQGDEELNKQLSLQRAQAIVTYMVEQGVDPSQLSAVGMGPAQPNAGNAKDVDRYKNRRIAFEVMNTNTGTVRAVDDQGVKQKV, from the coding sequence ATGAATGACAACCTGATTCAACGATTAAAACGTAATGTCACTCCGACTGTGCTGCAAGGCGAAACGGAGTATGTCGCTGCCAAAGAGCAGGCACTGGCTCAATTTTATCCTATTTTCCTGAGCATATTGCGTGTGCATCCGGAACAGGTAGAAAACCTCAGTCAGCAATTAAATCCAAAGATCAGTGAATTATTCACAGAAAAACCAGAAATCAAACAGCGTCTGCTTGATCATCTGGCGAGCCTGTCAGATGGCGTGTCACAAGAACAACTTGAACAGACCTTAAATCGTTCGACTAAACCAACCATTGAGTATCTAAAAACAGAAGCAGATGCCTCTCATCCTGATGCAATTAATTATGTAATTGAAACCAATAATGATGCAATTCAAAAAGCACTGCCGACTTGGGCATCGCCGCTTTTACTTGCCCTAGGTGCATCACCACTGGTCGATCATCATCCAACGCCTGTACCCGGAATTGATCCTGAACCTGTTGAACCGGCGATTCAAAAAGAAAGAAGATCACGTTTTTTAATTCCGGTCATTGCCTTTATCATCGTGGCTGCTTTAATTATGTTCTTCTTCCGGGGCTGCACACGTGATGATGATCCGGATGATATCCGGGATATGCAAAATGCCTCTAAAGCAGTGGCAACTGAAACTGCATTTCTAAAATTAAGTACGGGAAGTGAAGGGCAGATCACGAGCTGTCAGGTACAGATTAATGATCCTCAATATATGGAAATTCTACAAAATGAGATCAAACAGATTTTTAATTACAATATCGGCTGTGGTTCAGAAAATAATGATAATTACCATTCTGAATTCATCGATCAGGATACGATTCCATCTGTATTAAAAGCAATGCAGGGTGTGCCAAATGCCAGCTTGCATTGGGAGGGAAATCAGGTTTCTGTGCAAGCCGGTAATTCAGCCGATGCTGAACGTATCGCAGGTGAAATTCGCCAGCTGGCAAAAAATATGACCGTCATGACGCAAAAGCCAATTAGCACTGCACAGGCAGTTAATACGCCGAGCAATGAAGCTGAAAAAGTGTTGGCAAGTATGCCCATAGAACAAATCCGGGCTTTAGATGTTGCGACCGCTTTAAATCTGCAAGCAATCAACTTTGCTCCAGGCTCAACTGAAATCCCGGCAACCAATCAGTCAATTCTGAATCAGGCTGCAGCTTTAATTAAACGTGCACCACATGTGAATTTGCAAGTGATTGGGCATACAGATGCTCAAGGCGATGAAGAGCTCAATAAACAGTTGTCCTTACAGCGTGCGCAGGCAATTGTGACCTATATGGTGGAACAGGGGGTTGATCCTTCACAGTTAAGTGCGGTAGGCATGGGGCCAGCTCAGCCAAATGCGGGAAATGCTAAAGACGTTGACCGTTATAAGAATCGTCGTATTGCGTTTGAAGTTATGAATACTAATACCGGAACTGTACGTGCAGTCGATGACCAGGGTGTAAAACAGAAAGTATAA
- a CDS encoding coniferyl aldehyde dehydrogenase encodes MTSWEQGTNLDSAKHMQDIFQHQRQACMQAAYPGYEQRQQQLKMLYQMVVKHQDEMAAAISRDFSNRSLDETKLFEVLTSLNGLKHSLKHLKKWMKPSKRQVGILFQPATGYVMYQPLGVVGIVVPWNYPLFLAIGPLGQALAAGNRVMLKMSEYTPEFSSLFQQLIVRYFPADQITVVTGDAQVAQQFTTLPFDHLLFTGATSIARHVMHAAAENLTPVTLELGGKSPVIVAKDADLQESARRLAFGKTMNAGQTCVAPDYAFVHQSQIQSFIEAYFNAIRQFYPNSILSNPDYTTIINERQFTRLKHYIEDAQAKGAELHQIEQGVDGRRLPHLVLTNVHDDMLIMQNEIFGPLLPVIGYEQMDEVIEYINQHDRPLALYYFGYNKAEQQKVLHATHSGGVCLNETLMTAGMEDMPFGGIGPSGMGHYHGHEGFKTFSHAKSVFSRPKFSLMKLIYPPYGSSILKLIYRIFLR; translated from the coding sequence ATGACGTCATGGGAACAAGGTACGAATCTGGATAGTGCCAAACACATGCAGGATATTTTTCAGCACCAGCGTCAGGCGTGTATGCAAGCAGCATATCCAGGCTATGAGCAGCGTCAACAGCAACTCAAAATGCTATATCAAATGGTGGTGAAACATCAGGATGAGATGGCTGCCGCCATTAGTCGGGATTTCTCCAATCGGAGTCTGGATGAAACCAAGCTGTTTGAAGTACTGACCAGTTTGAATGGACTGAAACACAGCTTAAAACATCTGAAAAAATGGATGAAGCCGAGTAAGCGGCAGGTTGGTATTTTATTCCAGCCAGCCACAGGTTATGTGATGTATCAGCCGCTAGGTGTGGTCGGTATTGTGGTGCCGTGGAATTATCCGTTGTTCCTTGCCATTGGTCCTTTGGGTCAGGCATTGGCTGCGGGTAACCGGGTCATGCTGAAAATGAGTGAATATACCCCGGAATTTTCCAGCCTGTTTCAACAGCTGATTGTCCGTTATTTTCCAGCTGACCAGATTACGGTAGTCACGGGAGATGCGCAGGTTGCTCAGCAATTTACTACTTTGCCATTTGATCATTTGCTTTTTACTGGCGCGACCTCAATTGCACGTCATGTGATGCATGCAGCAGCAGAGAATCTGACACCAGTGACTTTGGAGCTTGGGGGCAAGTCACCTGTTATCGTTGCGAAGGATGCGGATTTACAGGAAAGCGCACGCCGTCTGGCTTTTGGCAAGACCATGAATGCCGGACAGACCTGTGTGGCACCAGACTATGCATTTGTACATCAGTCACAAATCCAATCCTTTATCGAAGCTTATTTCAATGCCATTCGACAATTCTACCCAAACAGTATTTTGAGCAATCCGGATTATACAACCATCATCAATGAGCGGCAGTTTACCCGTTTAAAACACTATATTGAGGATGCTCAAGCCAAAGGTGCTGAACTGCATCAGATTGAGCAAGGTGTAGATGGACGCCGTTTGCCGCACCTGGTCCTGACCAATGTCCATGACGATATGCTGATCATGCAGAATGAAATCTTTGGACCGCTTCTACCCGTCATTGGCTATGAGCAGATGGATGAAGTCATTGAATATATCAACCAGCATGACCGACCACTGGCACTGTATTATTTTGGCTATAACAAAGCTGAGCAACAAAAAGTCCTGCATGCAACCCATAGCGGTGGAGTATGTCTGAATGAAACCCTGATGACTGCCGGTATGGAAGATATGCCGTTTGGCGGGATTGGACCCTCTGGAATGGGGCATTATCACGGACATGAAGGCTTTAAGACCTTTAGTCATGCCAAGTCGGTATTTAGCCGTCCGAAATTCAGTTTGATGAAGCTGATTTATCCACCTTATGGCAGTTCGATCTTGAAACTGATTTATCGTATCTTTTTGCGTTAA
- a CDS encoding choline dehydrogenase has protein sequence MQEFDYIIIGGGSAGCVLASRLSEDPNISVCLLEAGGHGNAWTVNIPAACVMSLPTKINNWAFETVPQKGLNGRKGYQPRGKCLGGSSAINAMIYIRGNRADYDDWAAQGCTGWSYDEVLPYFIRSENNHRIQNEYHGNAGPLHVSDVQTDSIFHERYLQAAREQGYPVLDDFNAAEQEGLGVYQVTHDNGERCSAARAYLFPHLNRPNLTIWTKATTHKIIIEQKAAVGVQVQHAGQLKTLRARQEVLLSAGAMQSPHILMLSGIGDAEELKQHGIELKHHLPGVGKNFHDHPDFIFGYSVKEFAGTFGVSMSGSLDMFKQIGRYRSERRGMIASNFAECGGFIKSSPELKIPNLQLHFVVALVDDHARKFRSSHGISCHVCLLNPRSRGSIKLSGPNIHDPLLIDPNFLNDERDLEDLVQGFKLTQKLMQSPSLSSLYKQDLFTAHVKNDEDIREVLRNRVDTVYHPVGSCKMGVDDMSVVDPELCVYGIQNLRVIDASVMPSVVNGNTNAPTMMIAEKAVDLIQARQRAPKVA, from the coding sequence ATGCAGGAATTTGACTACATCATTATTGGTGGAGGGAGTGCAGGATGCGTATTGGCCAGCCGTCTCAGTGAAGATCCCAATATTTCTGTATGTCTTTTAGAAGCAGGGGGGCATGGCAATGCCTGGACGGTAAATATTCCGGCAGCCTGTGTCATGAGTTTACCCACCAAAATTAACAACTGGGCTTTTGAAACCGTTCCTCAAAAAGGATTGAATGGACGTAAAGGCTATCAGCCCAGAGGGAAATGTTTAGGTGGTTCATCGGCCATTAATGCCATGATTTATATCCGTGGCAATCGTGCCGACTATGATGATTGGGCAGCGCAAGGTTGTACCGGCTGGTCTTATGATGAAGTATTGCCATATTTCATCCGATCTGAGAATAACCACCGTATTCAGAATGAATATCATGGCAATGCAGGTCCTTTGCATGTATCAGATGTGCAAACAGACAGTATTTTCCATGAGCGGTATTTACAGGCAGCACGTGAGCAGGGCTATCCAGTGCTGGATGATTTTAATGCTGCAGAGCAGGAAGGATTAGGCGTTTATCAGGTGACTCATGACAATGGTGAGCGCTGTAGCGCAGCTCGAGCTTATCTGTTTCCACATTTGAATCGTCCGAATTTAACCATATGGACTAAAGCCACCACGCATAAAATTATAATCGAACAAAAAGCCGCAGTTGGTGTCCAAGTGCAACATGCCGGGCAGTTAAAAACGTTACGAGCACGGCAGGAAGTCTTGCTCTCGGCAGGTGCCATGCAATCTCCACACATCCTGATGCTTTCGGGTATTGGGGATGCTGAAGAACTAAAACAACATGGCATCGAACTCAAACATCACTTGCCTGGCGTCGGAAAGAATTTTCATGATCATCCCGATTTTATTTTTGGCTACAGCGTCAAGGAATTTGCTGGAACCTTCGGGGTCTCCATGTCAGGTTCACTGGATATGTTTAAGCAGATTGGGCGATATCGCAGTGAACGCCGCGGCATGATTGCATCCAATTTTGCTGAATGTGGCGGTTTCATCAAAAGTTCGCCAGAACTGAAAATTCCCAATCTGCAATTGCATTTCGTGGTGGCATTAGTAGATGATCATGCACGTAAATTCCGTAGCAGTCACGGCATTTCCTGTCATGTGTGTTTATTAAATCCACGCAGCCGTGGTTCGATTAAACTGAGCGGACCAAATATTCATGATCCATTACTTATTGATCCAAATTTCTTGAACGATGAACGCGATTTGGAGGATCTGGTTCAAGGCTTTAAACTGACACAAAAATTGATGCAGTCACCATCGCTTTCCAGTTTGTATAAGCAGGATTTATTTACGGCTCATGTGAAAAATGATGAGGATATCCGGGAAGTTCTGCGTAATCGGGTAGATACGGTGTATCACCCGGTTGGTAGCTGTAAGATGGGCGTTGATGATATGTCTGTGGTCGATCCTGAACTATGCGTCTATGGTATTCAAAATCTGCGGGTGATTGATGCTTCGGTCATGCCATCGGTCGTGAATGGCAACACCAATGCACCAACGATGATGATTGCAGAAAAAGCTGTGGATTTGATCCAGGCAAGACAGCGGGCGCCAAAAGTTGCTTAA
- a CDS encoding dihydroorotase: MSIVKIENVRVLDPIEKTDSVQTVYLENGKRIAETANLSETINGQGKWLMPTMVDLCARLREPGQQQHGTLKSEGKAARENGILHVFTPPDSKPIVQDNGALIHGLVEKAMLDGGIYLQVIGAQTQGLQGNQPANMAGLKKGGCSAVSNANAPFANDDVVLRTLEYAAGLDMTVVFYAEEPQIAKDGCVHEGFVASRQGLPMIPALAETVAIAKYLLMIEATKVRAHFGLLSCGASVELIRIAKEKGLPVTCDVAMHQLHLTDALIDGFNSLAHVRPPLRSESDKELLRQGVKSGVIDAICTHHEPLSSSAKMAPFAETQPGFTAFDTFVPFGLQLINEGLFSPLEWVEKVTFAPAQVAKMQERWMNESGWVLVDPELEWTLTKESIVSQGKNTPLINQKVKGKVLQSFVSA; this comes from the coding sequence ATGTCTATTGTTAAAATTGAGAATGTTCGAGTTCTAGACCCAATCGAAAAAACTGACAGCGTACAAACAGTTTACCTGGAAAATGGTAAACGTATTGCTGAAACTGCAAATTTGTCAGAAACCATTAATGGTCAAGGTAAATGGCTGATGCCTACGATGGTCGATCTGTGCGCACGTCTGCGTGAGCCAGGTCAGCAACAGCATGGTACCTTAAAATCTGAAGGCAAAGCAGCGCGTGAAAACGGTATTCTGCATGTGTTTACGCCACCAGATTCAAAGCCAATCGTGCAGGATAATGGCGCCTTAATTCACGGTCTGGTTGAAAAAGCCATGCTGGATGGTGGTATTTATCTACAAGTGATTGGTGCACAAACCCAAGGCTTACAAGGCAATCAACCTGCAAATATGGCGGGCTTGAAAAAAGGTGGTTGTAGCGCGGTTTCAAACGCAAATGCACCTTTTGCCAACGATGATGTTGTGCTTCGTACGCTTGAATATGCAGCGGGTCTAGACATGACTGTGGTGTTCTATGCAGAAGAACCACAAATTGCTAAAGATGGTTGTGTACACGAAGGCTTCGTGGCATCGCGTCAAGGTTTACCAATGATTCCAGCACTGGCAGAGACAGTCGCGATTGCTAAATACTTGCTGATGATTGAAGCGACTAAAGTCCGTGCACACTTTGGTTTATTGTCTTGCGGCGCCTCAGTAGAACTGATTCGTATTGCTAAAGAAAAAGGTCTACCTGTGACTTGTGATGTAGCGATGCATCAATTGCATTTGACCGATGCACTGATTGACGGCTTCAACTCGCTGGCTCATGTTCGTCCGCCATTGCGTTCTGAATCAGATAAAGAACTATTACGCCAAGGTGTGAAGTCTGGTGTGATTGATGCAATCTGTACGCATCATGAACCACTCAGCAGTTCAGCGAAAATGGCGCCGTTTGCAGAAACGCAGCCTGGCTTTACTGCATTTGATACCTTCGTTCCATTTGGTTTGCAACTGATTAATGAAGGTTTGTTCAGTCCATTAGAATGGGTAGAGAAAGTGACATTTGCACCTGCTCAGGTCGCTAAAATGCAAGAGCGCTGGATGAATGAATCAGGTTGGGTACTGGTTGATCCGGAACTGGAATGGACTCTAACGAAAGAGAGTATTGTGTCACAAGGTAAAAATACGCCATTGATCAATCAAAAGGTTAAAGGAAAAGTTTTACAAAGCTTTGTGTCTGCATAA